The Pseudomonas kermanshahensis genome includes a window with the following:
- a CDS encoding GNAT family N-acetyltransferase, with protein MNYTLQHLEDLEAFQASFDLMRVLRPHLTQLDAYVDQLARQTGQGYRLLAAWDGEQVVGLAGYCELENLLYGRFLYVDDLVVRPDVQRSSLGTSLLSAVREEAVRRGCAHFVLDTGLHMPLAQRFYFRQGLLAHGMHFTQNLQTENPA; from the coding sequence ATGAATTACACACTGCAGCACCTCGAAGACTTGGAAGCCTTTCAGGCCAGTTTTGACCTGATGCGGGTACTGCGGCCGCACCTCACCCAACTGGATGCCTATGTCGATCAATTGGCCCGGCAAACTGGGCAGGGCTACCGTTTGCTGGCCGCCTGGGACGGTGAACAGGTCGTCGGCTTAGCCGGTTATTGCGAGCTGGAAAACCTGCTCTACGGGCGCTTCCTCTACGTGGACGATTTGGTGGTACGGCCTGATGTTCAGCGCAGCAGCCTGGGTACCTCGCTGTTGAGCGCTGTTCGGGAAGAGGCCGTACGGCGCGGTTGCGCCCACTTTGTGCTGGACACTGGGCTGCATATGCCGTTGGCCCAACGCTTCTATTTCCGTCAGGGGCTACTGGCTCACGGCATGCACTTCACGCAGAACCTTCAAACAGAGAACCCAGCATGA
- a CDS encoding FMN-dependent NADH-azoreductase: MNNVLLINASPHGHVSHANQLAVELVATLRHRYPRLELVERDLGRYPLPPLDMDYAHALATPTPFDSPVFEHSEALIGELERCDILFIATPMHNFTLPAALKLWVDYVLRIHRTFRSTPEGKIGLLKQRPVYVLVGSGGFHQGESARQPDFLTPYLHQVLNTLGLLHPHFTYLQGLVFGDEAVRLTLEASRARLAQEPLFKELLGA, translated from the coding sequence ATGAACAATGTGCTCTTGATCAATGCCAGCCCGCATGGCCACGTATCCCATGCCAATCAGTTGGCAGTCGAGTTAGTGGCAACGCTGCGCCATCGGTATCCGCGGCTTGAACTCGTCGAGCGCGACCTGGGCCGGTACCCGCTGCCGCCGCTCGACATGGACTATGCCCATGCCCTGGCGACCCCCACGCCGTTCGACTCACCGGTGTTCGAGCACTCGGAAGCGCTGATCGGCGAGTTGGAACGCTGCGACATCCTGTTCATTGCCACCCCGATGCACAACTTCACGCTGCCTGCCGCGCTCAAGCTCTGGGTCGATTACGTCCTACGTATTCACCGGACATTCCGCTCAACCCCTGAAGGCAAAATCGGCCTTCTGAAACAGCGTCCGGTGTACGTGTTGGTGGGCTCAGGTGGTTTTCACCAAGGCGAGTCAGCGCGGCAACCGGACTTTCTGACGCCTTACCTGCACCAGGTACTGAATACCCTCGGGCTGCTCCATCCGCACTTCACCTACCTGCAGGGCTTGGTATTCGGTGATGAGGCCGTGCGCTTAACGCTTGAAGCTAGCCGTGCTCGGCTGGCACAGGAACCTCTGTTCAAAGAGCTGCTGGGTGCTTGA
- a CDS encoding alpha/beta hydrolase family protein, with the protein MRKKLGMLALAGGLSMLLGLAVFVVQNLSDFELNDAQVSTLKFRSGDVDVVGTLVLPMDVQSVVLLIHGDGPMDRFASRGYLPLINSLLDAGVGVFTWDKQGIGESGGNWLNQSMSDRATEALAALARVREEPRVAGRSVGFLGFSQGGWVIPRAASEGDPDFSVIIGGAVNWRRQGMYYTGLRLAGEGRTPAEVEVRVREEYEINDKVFGHPNEQNAPDGFAEMDRDRFNFVLKNYNEDVTPALKTMKGPVLAVWGAQDVNVNAAEDSNVYKALFSGASGRQVVLVPNATHSLLRAELFNYQLVSQWPLWKQYLFVALGRHAYAPGTLAFISDWIKHPAAL; encoded by the coding sequence GTGCGAAAAAAATTAGGGATGCTGGCTTTGGCAGGTGGCCTGTCGATGCTGCTGGGGCTGGCCGTGTTTGTTGTCCAGAACCTATCCGACTTTGAGCTCAACGACGCGCAAGTCTCTACGTTGAAGTTTCGCTCGGGTGACGTGGACGTGGTCGGAACGTTGGTACTGCCGATGGATGTGCAATCTGTCGTGCTGCTCATTCACGGTGACGGCCCTATGGACCGCTTCGCATCCCGTGGGTATTTACCGCTAATCAATAGCCTGCTCGACGCGGGGGTGGGTGTGTTTACCTGGGACAAACAGGGCATAGGGGAGAGTGGCGGCAATTGGCTCAACCAGTCGATGTCAGACCGCGCTACTGAAGCGCTGGCCGCACTGGCACGTGTGCGTGAAGAACCTCGTGTAGCTGGGCGTAGTGTTGGTTTTCTGGGGTTCTCTCAAGGTGGTTGGGTGATACCGCGGGCCGCCAGTGAAGGGGACCCTGACTTCTCGGTAATTATCGGCGGGGCGGTTAATTGGCGACGCCAAGGCATGTACTACACCGGGTTGCGATTGGCGGGCGAGGGACGCACGCCAGCTGAAGTTGAAGTGAGGGTGCGCGAGGAGTACGAAATAAACGACAAGGTATTCGGCCATCCCAATGAACAAAACGCCCCTGATGGTTTTGCCGAGATGGACCGTGACCGCTTCAATTTCGTCCTCAAAAATTACAACGAAGACGTGACGCCAGCATTGAAAACCATGAAAGGGCCGGTGCTGGCCGTTTGGGGCGCGCAGGATGTGAATGTCAATGCGGCCGAAGACTCGAACGTCTACAAGGCGTTATTTTCTGGTGCCAGTGGAAGGCAAGTTGTCCTAGTCCCCAACGCCACGCATAGCTTGCTAAGGGCTGAGCTATTCAATTATCAGCTGGTCTCGCAATGGCCCTTATGGAAGCAGTATCTGTTTGTGGCGCTTGGGCGTCACGCCTATGCGCCCGGCACGTTGGCGTTCATCAGTGACTGGATCAAGCACCCAGCAGCTCTTTGA
- a CDS encoding ABC transporter ATP-binding protein — translation MTEHGTAKADSYHDLAAKHVSASRIIALFVPYKMQIARVICLILVCSAIGMASPFLLRAIIDEALPDANMRLLVYLAGGLIGVAALTAGLNTLQIVMSTKIGQSIMHDLRVRLYSHLQSLSLSFFTATRSGEIQSRIASDIGGLQTLVTHTANELARNFSIVVMTTIAMFLLDWRLALFSMVAVPISILLSDRVGKLRESITHEQQVRLGDMSAAVQESLSISGVILARTLGRAVHLTQRFTRTSKEVASLEVRSHTAGEWQWQLILLMLSMFPALTLLLGGLLMNAGVPATIGTLVAMIALQEQLLWPLEGLLEIGREMRTTRALFTRVFQYLDQPVEITEKPDAITLDRLHMQGAVQLKNVSFSYPTNLQPTLTDVSIDIPAGSSVAIVGSTGSGKTTLGYLLARLYDVSAGEIRYDGVDVRTLSFETVTDLLGVVTQEPYLLYASVAENLRFAKPDATDEELIAAAKIAQIHDSLSALPQGYDTLVGDRGYRFSGGEKQRLALARTILRNPPILLLDEATSALDTKTERAMEVALAALSKGRTTITIAHRLSTIRHADQIVVLQHGRVVECGTHTELESLNGVYAGLIANMNSNAA, via the coding sequence ATGACTGAACATGGCACAGCAAAAGCCGACAGCTACCATGACCTTGCCGCCAAGCATGTCTCGGCAAGCCGGATCATCGCGCTGTTCGTTCCCTATAAGATGCAAATCGCGCGGGTCATCTGCCTGATCCTGGTGTGTTCCGCGATCGGCATGGCGTCCCCTTTCCTGCTGCGGGCGATCATTGACGAGGCGTTACCTGACGCCAACATGCGCCTGCTCGTGTACCTCGCAGGTGGGCTGATTGGCGTTGCCGCGCTAACGGCAGGGCTGAATACGCTGCAAATTGTCATGTCGACAAAGATCGGCCAGTCGATCATGCATGACCTGCGCGTGAGGCTTTACTCACACCTGCAATCGCTCTCGCTGTCGTTTTTCACGGCAACACGCTCTGGCGAAATCCAGTCACGCATCGCCAGCGATATCGGTGGCCTGCAAACGCTCGTTACCCACACAGCCAACGAGTTGGCGCGTAACTTCAGCATCGTGGTAATGACCACCATCGCCATGTTTCTACTCGACTGGCGGCTTGCGCTGTTTTCGATGGTTGCGGTGCCGATCTCCATCCTGCTGAGCGACCGCGTCGGCAAGCTGCGGGAAAGCATTACCCACGAACAACAGGTACGCCTTGGCGATATGTCTGCAGCGGTTCAAGAGTCGCTGTCGATTTCGGGGGTGATCTTGGCGCGTACCCTTGGGCGCGCAGTACATTTGACCCAACGCTTCACGCGTACCTCGAAAGAAGTCGCAAGCCTGGAGGTCCGCTCCCACACTGCAGGCGAGTGGCAATGGCAATTGATCCTGCTGATGTTGTCGATGTTCCCGGCCCTCACGCTTTTGCTGGGCGGCCTACTGATGAACGCCGGGGTTCCGGCAACTATCGGCACGCTGGTGGCGATGATCGCCTTGCAGGAGCAGTTGCTCTGGCCATTGGAAGGATTGCTGGAGATCGGCCGCGAAATGCGTACCACCCGCGCCTTGTTCACCCGAGTTTTCCAGTACCTCGACCAGCCGGTAGAGATCACCGAAAAACCGGATGCCATCACGTTGGACCGGCTGCACATGCAAGGCGCAGTGCAACTGAAAAACGTCAGTTTCTCTTACCCTACCAACCTGCAACCGACGCTGACTGATGTCTCAATCGATATTCCTGCCGGCTCCAGCGTCGCCATCGTAGGTTCGACAGGGTCGGGGAAGACCACGCTGGGTTATCTGCTGGCGCGTCTTTACGATGTCTCGGCCGGTGAAATCCGCTATGACGGCGTGGATGTGCGGACGCTGAGTTTTGAAACGGTGACCGATCTGCTGGGTGTCGTTACACAAGAACCGTATCTGCTGTACGCCTCCGTGGCGGAAAACCTTCGCTTCGCAAAACCCGACGCCACCGATGAAGAGTTGATCGCAGCTGCCAAGATTGCGCAGATCCACGACAGCCTGTCGGCCCTACCCCAAGGGTATGACACGCTGGTTGGCGATCGCGGATACCGCTTCTCAGGGGGTGAAAAACAGCGCCTTGCGCTCGCGCGCACCATCTTGCGCAACCCTCCGATCCTGCTGCTCGATGAAGCGACCAGTGCGTTGGACACAAAAACCGAACGCGCCATGGAAGTTGCCCTGGCGGCCCTGTCAAAAGGTCGAACCACCATCACCATTGCACACCGCCTGTCCACCATTCGCCATGCTGACCAAATCGTCGTTCTGCAACATGGCCGCGTTGTTGAATGCGGCACGCACACCGAGCTGGAGAGCCTCAACGGTGTTTATGCGGGGCTCATCGCCAACATGAATTCAAATGCCGCTTGA
- a CDS encoding MFS transporter yields MPEQRTPVDNRPASAGWAALLSGTNGVRSLALAGGVVLHAINVYIATTILPSVVRDIGGIDYYAWNTTLFVAASIPGSALSARLLGGAGPRGAYIIATLVFSSGALLCAFAPSMPILLAGRLVQGLGGGFLFALSYAMIRLVFDEALWPRAMALVSGMWGVATLVGPAVGGIFAELGAWRAAFWSLIPVAVLFALLAAVVLPKRTDERAGRAPLPLAQLLFLTLAVLAVSAGSVLPGLLWNIAGLGAAVIFTALLMGTESRSRHKLLPTGAFSVTSALGALYATMSLLAVAVTSGEIFVPLFLQVLHHQSPLAAGYLAALMAAGWTLGSLASAGASGNSVRRAILAGPLLGLAGMVTLAVLIRTESAGGWLTITPICLALVAIGLGVGLAWPHLLTRVFQVASAGEQGLAAASITTVQLFATALGAALAGMVANLAGLTDPGGIEGTASAAAWLFGVFALAPLLALFAAQRVVRLHAQSIGQPAYTR; encoded by the coding sequence ATGCCAGAACAGCGCACGCCTGTGGATAACCGCCCGGCCAGTGCAGGCTGGGCTGCCCTGCTGTCAGGCACCAATGGCGTGCGCTCGCTGGCGTTGGCTGGGGGCGTCGTGCTGCATGCGATCAACGTCTACATTGCCACCACGATCCTGCCTTCAGTGGTCAGGGACATCGGCGGCATCGACTATTACGCGTGGAATACCACGCTGTTCGTCGCAGCCTCAATCCCCGGTTCGGCATTGTCGGCGCGGTTGCTTGGCGGTGCGGGGCCGCGAGGCGCCTACATCATTGCCACACTGGTGTTTTCCAGCGGCGCGCTGCTGTGTGCGTTTGCCCCATCGATGCCGATCCTGTTGGCCGGCCGCCTGGTTCAGGGGCTCGGCGGAGGGTTTTTGTTCGCTCTCTCCTACGCCATGATCCGGCTGGTTTTCGATGAAGCGTTATGGCCGCGGGCAATGGCGCTGGTTTCGGGCATGTGGGGGGTGGCGACGTTGGTCGGCCCGGCAGTCGGCGGTATTTTCGCCGAGCTCGGCGCCTGGCGCGCCGCGTTCTGGTCACTCATCCCCGTCGCCGTGTTATTCGCACTGCTGGCGGCCGTTGTGCTGCCCAAGCGCACCGATGAACGCGCTGGCCGCGCGCCGCTGCCACTGGCCCAATTGCTGTTTTTGACGTTGGCAGTGCTGGCCGTTTCGGCCGGCAGTGTCTTGCCTGGCTTGCTCTGGAACATCGCCGGGCTGGGCGCCGCCGTTATCTTCACAGCGCTGCTGATGGGCACGGAAAGCCGCTCACGCCATAAACTGCTGCCGACAGGTGCTTTCAGCGTCACGTCTGCGCTGGGCGCACTGTATGCGACGATGTCGCTGCTGGCCGTCGCCGTGACCAGTGGCGAGATTTTCGTGCCGCTGTTCCTTCAGGTGCTTCACCATCAATCCCCCCTCGCCGCCGGCTATCTTGCCGCGCTCATGGCTGCCGGGTGGACGCTCGGCTCGCTTGCCAGTGCTGGGGCGAGTGGCAACAGCGTTAGGCGCGCCATCCTCGCCGGCCCGCTCCTTGGGTTGGCCGGCATGGTGACGCTTGCCGTGCTGATTCGAACCGAGAGTGCAGGTGGCTGGCTGACGATCACGCCCATCTGCCTGGCCCTGGTTGCCATCGGTTTGGGGGTGGGCCTGGCTTGGCCGCACCTGCTGACCCGCGTGTTTCAGGTCGCGTCGGCTGGCGAGCAGGGCTTGGCTGCAGCGTCCATCACAACCGTGCAACTGTTTGCCACAGCACTCGGCGCGGCGCTGGCCGGCATGGTGGCAAACCTTGCCGGGCTGACGGACCCAGGCGGTATCGAGGGTACGGCCAGCGCTGCAGCTTGGCTGTTTGGCGTGTTCGCGTTGGCGCCCCTGTTGGCCTTGTTTGCGGCCCAACGCGTGGTCCGGCTGCACGCCCAATCCATCGGGCAACCGGCCTACACTCGCTAG
- a CDS encoding TetR/AcrR family transcriptional regulator — protein MRKVDPLKHQAKLQHILEAAVACFAEKGFRGTSTNEICAAAGMSPGNLFHYFPNKQAVIEAIVEEDRREMSERFAQLAEEPDAILAIERLAKDLLKQCADPVYAKIGVEVVAESMRNPEMATLFAASEASIKGDLVTLLRRGIAQGQIDASLDPKIAATWLIALIDGAVSRSVLDRDFKPKAYTPTLMRMIRRFLE, from the coding sequence ATGAGAAAAGTCGATCCTCTGAAACACCAGGCCAAGCTGCAGCACATCCTCGAAGCCGCTGTGGCGTGCTTTGCCGAGAAAGGTTTTCGTGGCACTTCGACCAACGAAATCTGTGCAGCTGCGGGCATGAGCCCAGGCAACCTGTTCCACTACTTCCCCAACAAACAGGCCGTGATCGAGGCCATTGTGGAGGAAGACCGGCGCGAAATGAGCGAACGCTTCGCCCAACTTGCCGAAGAGCCCGATGCCATTCTGGCAATCGAGCGATTGGCCAAAGACCTCCTCAAGCAGTGCGCCGACCCTGTCTACGCCAAGATCGGGGTCGAGGTCGTTGCCGAGAGCATGCGCAACCCCGAGATGGCCACCTTGTTCGCTGCCAGCGAGGCTTCGATCAAGGGCGACCTGGTAACGCTTCTGCGGCGGGGGATCGCCCAAGGTCAGATCGATGCATCCCTGGATCCGAAGATCGCTGCCACCTGGCTCATTGCACTCATTGACGGTGCAGTCTCCCGCTCCGTGCTGGACCGGGACTTCAAGCCCAAAGCCTATACGCCAACACTGATGCGCATGATCCGGCGCTTTCTCGAATAG
- a CDS encoding TonB-dependent siderophore receptor: MSSTPVPQRHPFNRALHGAFLGLVVSSYALPSLAQPLATDHNNQLQQWNIPGGPLAPALDRFARQAGISLSYDAQSIGNRTTQGVQGTLETSAALSSLLQGTELQPEQQGPNAYLIIAQTKPAGPLELGATEDYRLAPVIINAKVKANADDDADSVVAKELWVGGKVATSILNTPASVSVVTRKEMEQRSVSTTEEALLYTPGVISDFYGSDDRNDYFQIRGFQATTYRDGLTLSSMRGVREDPYAYERIEILRGANSTLFGPADPGGSVNFVTKQPRFEQFGQGYVTYGSYDHAETGIDVGDALNDDKTVAGRFTAKMQNSDREYDHSQDDNRFVMGGLTWAPTDYTSATVILDYLKTDSSPNSGGYPLDKEYDRSDFYGEPSYNFHNVERTSLSGNITHDFDNGFVLRSNLRYSELSDDFGYAYLSDSPTRVGTTIPRYVFGTDSDADQLNGNLMLQYDAQFEHIDSSTLVGVEYLDSTTKQSSVYGLAPSIDIANPIFTGVPGDISPYTRKKNDATTKAVFLQQNLSFYDRVIATAGVRNDSMDLSSKEYIGGASSENDSFSETSYRGALTYIVNDEVSTYVSMVESVSPPQVGVTPQTGRQYEVGVKYSPMGMDALFSAAIYDLTQENVTIAVVLPSGIIEQQTVGESRVRGLDLEAKAQVTQDISVIGAYSYMESEVLRGSLYDGSSLKGKEFTTAPKHSASLWSYYSIPDTDVSVGLGARYVGAYYMDAANTKKSDGTTLFDAALNYKIAKGTDLALNVSNLFDEQHVVGSGTANYYNPGREVTAKLSYSW; encoded by the coding sequence ATGAGTTCGACCCCGGTTCCACAGCGCCACCCCTTCAATCGTGCCCTGCACGGCGCTTTCTTGGGGTTGGTTGTCAGCAGCTATGCCTTGCCGTCGCTTGCGCAACCCTTGGCCACTGATCACAACAACCAACTGCAGCAGTGGAACATCCCGGGGGGGCCGCTGGCGCCGGCGCTCGACCGCTTTGCGCGCCAGGCGGGCATCAGCCTGTCCTACGATGCGCAGAGCATCGGCAACCGCACGACCCAAGGCGTCCAAGGCACGCTCGAGACGTCGGCAGCACTGTCGTCATTGTTGCAGGGGACCGAGTTGCAGCCAGAGCAGCAAGGCCCGAATGCCTACCTGATCATTGCGCAAACCAAGCCTGCCGGCCCGCTTGAACTTGGCGCGACCGAGGACTATCGCCTGGCGCCCGTCATCATCAATGCCAAGGTCAAAGCCAATGCTGACGACGACGCCGACTCGGTGGTCGCCAAAGAGCTGTGGGTGGGTGGCAAAGTCGCGACCAGCATCCTCAACACGCCCGCGTCGGTGTCGGTGGTTACCCGCAAGGAAATGGAGCAGCGCAGCGTCAGCACCACCGAAGAGGCCCTGCTCTACACCCCAGGCGTCATCAGTGACTTCTACGGCTCGGACGACCGCAACGACTACTTCCAGATCCGCGGCTTCCAGGCCACCACCTACCGCGACGGCCTGACCTTAAGCTCGATGCGCGGTGTGCGCGAAGACCCCTACGCCTACGAGCGCATCGAAATTTTGCGCGGCGCCAACTCCACCCTCTTCGGCCCGGCCGACCCCGGTGGCTCGGTCAACTTCGTGACCAAACAGCCCCGCTTCGAGCAGTTCGGCCAGGGCTACGTCACTTACGGCTCCTACGACCATGCCGAGACCGGCATCGATGTTGGCGATGCGCTGAACGACGATAAAACCGTCGCCGGCCGCTTCACCGCCAAGATGCAGAACAGCGACCGCGAGTACGACCACTCGCAAGACGACAACCGCTTCGTGATGGGTGGCCTGACCTGGGCGCCGACCGACTACACCTCGGCCACCGTCATCCTGGACTACCTGAAAACCGACAGCTCGCCCAACAGCGGTGGCTACCCGCTGGACAAGGAATACGACCGCAGCGATTTTTACGGTGAGCCCAGCTACAACTTCCACAACGTCGAGCGCACCAGCCTCAGCGGCAACATCACCCACGACTTCGACAACGGCTTCGTGCTGCGCAGCAACCTACGTTACAGCGAGCTGAGCGATGACTTCGGCTACGCCTACCTGAGCGACAGCCCTACGCGTGTTGGCACCACGATCCCACGCTACGTGTTTGGTACCGACAGCGATGCCGACCAACTCAACGGCAACCTGATGCTGCAATACGATGCCCAGTTCGAGCACATCGACAGCAGCACCCTGGTGGGTGTGGAGTACCTCGACTCCACCACCAAGCAAAGCTCCGTCTACGGCCTGGCGCCTTCCATCGATATCGCCAACCCAATCTTCACCGGCGTGCCGGGCGATATCTCGCCGTATACCCGTAAAAAGAACGACGCCACGACCAAGGCTGTTTTCTTGCAGCAGAACCTGTCGTTCTACGACCGCGTCATCGCTACCGCGGGTGTGCGTAACGATTCCATGGACCTGTCCAGCAAGGAATACATCGGCGGCGCCTCGAGTGAAAACGACAGCTTCTCCGAAACCTCCTACCGCGGCGCGTTGACCTATATCGTCAACGATGAAGTGTCGACCTATGTGAGCATGGTGGAATCCGTTTCGCCGCCACAGGTTGGCGTTACCCCGCAAACGGGCCGGCAGTACGAAGTGGGCGTGAAGTATTCGCCCATGGGGATGGATGCGTTGTTCTCTGCAGCCATTTATGACCTGACGCAGGAGAACGTCACCATTGCCGTGGTGTTGCCGAGCGGCATCATCGAGCAGCAGACGGTGGGTGAGTCTCGCGTGCGCGGCCTGGACCTGGAAGCCAAGGCGCAGGTGACGCAAGACATCAGCGTGATCGGGGCTTACTCGTATATGGAGTCTGAAGTGCTGCGTGGGTCGTTGTATGACGGCTCGTCGCTGAAGGGTAAAGAGTTCACCACGGCGCCGAAGCATTCTGCCTCGCTGTGGAGCTACTACAGCATTCCTGATACTGACGTGAGCGTTGGGCTGGGGGCGCGGTATGTGGGGGCCTATTACATGGATGCGGCCAATACCAAGAAAAGCGATGGGACCACGCTGTTTGATGCGGCTTTGAATTACAAGATTGCCAAGGGGACGGACCTTGCGCTGAATGTGAGCAATCTGTTTGATGAGCAGCATGTGGTGGGGTCGGGGACGGCGAATTATTACAACCCGGGGCGGGAGGTTACGGCTAAGTTGAGTTATAGCTGGTAA